In Lolium rigidum isolate FL_2022 chromosome 3, APGP_CSIRO_Lrig_0.1, whole genome shotgun sequence, the genomic window GATTTCCATACTAGTATATAGATATGGATACGAAGACATATATAACCACAAGATACAAGTACACGATGGACCGACGACGACACGCACCGGACGTCACAAGCGACGTCTCACAGAGCCGGTACACACACAAGCCCACACGCATCATCCTCACAAACATTATAATCTGGATGTATATATGGTCATCACAATCATCTAATTAATCAATCAGTCAAACTGGATGATGGAGCTGTAAATCTCGTTGGGTGCCCAGTCGGCGGGGATAACTTGGTCGGCGACGAGCGTCTTGCCGGACTCATTGGTGATGCGCAGCGAGAAGGGGCCCTGCAAGGGCCGTCGGGTGTCCATCCGCCAGATGGAACCCCACGACTGCTTCATAGGCACCCACTCCCCCGTCGGCGCCATCCCGTCCTCGGTTCCGGCGGAGGGGTCCGGCCGTGACTCCATGATGTCCACCTGGtccacgtcgccgtcgccattcTCGTACTCCACCAGGATGGCCAGGTAGTACGGGTTCGACCCGTGCTGGACGTGGAACGTCACCGTGAGGCCAGGGTACTGGCACGGCACCCTGCACATTCATTCAGCAATGTACTATGTCAGTGAGTGTGCATGACGTGTCGTGTCGGAAACACAGCTCGATCGCCATGGATAACAGGTAATCTCCTGTGTGTGGCAATATGCTAAGTTTCTCGGTGTCACGAGCGGCGCGCCAGATACTACTAGCGACCAAGAACATCAAAAGCTACCGATATAAATGCCGACGCTGATGCCCGTTTGTTGCCTTGTGCTAATTGAGATAGAAAATGACACGTCGCATGCGCTAGCTAGTACTAGAATCTTTTGTGGGGGCATGCTGTTCCGTTTTAACCCGATCCTTGTCGTCGCCGTCGTTAAGAAAGTCGGTTGGCATGGCATGGCGCGATGACAAGGCAAAAACAATGGCAGTGATGGCGGTTATATTTCCCCATCTAGCTTTTGTTCTGTATCTCCCGCATGCAGAAGCGGCCGGGCGTTGCAGGGTAAGCAACGGACGGTGGAGACGCAGCTATAGCGATGGATCGAAGTCACGCATGCGTATGGTCGGTAGTGCAAGTCTGGCGGATATGGTAGGGATAGGATGACGGCGACGGGGAATACAGGTAGGTGTTGTGGGTTTGTTGTTTGATCGATcataggtaggtgttgtggatctGTGGTACTACCTCTTGAACTGCATGTCGATGATGCCGGCGTGGCGGAGCTGGTCGTTCCGGCCCGGCACCGCCATGGCGCCGAAGGCGGTGCCGCTGAGGTCGAAGTGGTAGCGGGAGACCGGGTAGTAGTTCATGTCCGTGATGATCACCGTCTCCGGCACGCCAGAGCAGGCCGGGTGGTTCTGGGCCACGCACCGGATCTGCATTATATATTTTTTCCATTGTCAGAATGATCCAAGATCAGTTAGACGAATTATTACAGGCTGACGAGGAAACGACATGGATGTACAGCTCGATCTGCATGCATGCTGCTCGTGACTAGTAACGGACATGAATTAGTGCTGCTAATTGGAAAGTTGGAACGTAGTGCAATGGTTGAATAATGGAGTACGTACCTGGTAGCATGAGCCGCAGCCCTTGCCGTCCTTGAAAAGCGGCTCGTTTCCGCAGGAGGTCATGGCGGAGAAAGGCGGTAGGCTGACGTTCTTGAACCCGcaggcgccgccgtcgtcgtcgggccCGGCACCGGTGGGCGCTCCGTACCATGTCGCCCTGGCGTCGAGCCAGCCGGCGTCGGCATTGGTGCCATTGGCGCTAGAATTGGCTGCCGGGGACGGAGGAGTAGGGGCCACGTAGGGCGGTGGGTTGGTGACGACCGGAGCAGGAGGGGTCGGCGCGCATGGCGGTGGGCTGGTGGCCGGTGGAGAAAGAGGAGGGGGCTGGACGTAGGGCGGCGGTTCGGTGACCGGGGAAGGCGTGGGATGAGGAGCGTGCGGCGGCGCGTGGGCGTGCGGGGGAGAGTGGTGGCTCTTGCTGCTGTGCTTGGCGGAGCAGCCAGGGCCGTGGGCGGCGAGGATGCAGAGGAGCAGAGCAGCAGCGACGGcaacggaggaagaagaggaggatgccaTGGCTCGCTAGCTGGGTGGCTGAATTGAAGTCCCGATGATGTGCCGGAGGGCGGTGGGCAGTGGCCGGTATTTATAGTGCCGGCCGGGCCGGGGTGGGATGGAATCGGAGCGCTCGTGATGCATGGCATGATTGGTGGCCGACGGACGGAGAAGATGGCTTGGGTAGTGGACGACGACGGGCCGTGATTGTGAATGTGATTGCCGGCAGTGGCCAATTGGTTCACATGCGGATGGAGCGACTCGGCTCACAATCCAGCCGGATGGTCACGAGCACACCTTACAGCTAGCTACTATAACATTCTATCTGTACAGTACACGCTAGTGTACTCTAGCGTTGCAAAACGTACGCTGCAGGTATTGTACAGGAGAGTTCGCCCCGCCAAGCCACGCGTGTACTTGCACTGCTGgcacttcacttgggtacacgtaATCGCATTTCGTTTTGCCAAAGACAACAGGCGCGCTCATCCAAGGCATCTGTCTCTTTATCCGTCTCTCCCCCTTGGCCCTGATTTTCCTTACactgtggttgagaagtataatgcGTAAGGTATACCAATACGGCTAGCACGTGTCATCTTATACTCCCAATCTATCTTTTATCTTTATATACATCTATCTATATATACCTCACGAAAGGTCATGCTAAAATTATAGAGATCAGTATTTTCTACACACTGCGGCTTCATGTAGTGGGGACCAAAGCTGTCACACCCCCTTCTCGTGGATCATCTTTTTCAGTTtttaaaaaatgtaaaaaaatgaTAGAAACATCAAAAAATTAAAATCTTTTAAGATGTCCACATGTTATGTaatctagttattatgaaaaattAAATGATATATTTTTGAAAAAGTGTTATGTTTTTGCAAAATGGATCTGAATTTTACATACGACCCCATATGAAATGCTTTTATATGAAAAAACATCTATAGAAAAAGATACATCCCGGCCGATTTACCAATTTTTGTAGAATCCTCCAAAATGAAAGGGAAAATAAAGATGTTGGACATTTTAGATGTCGctgaaaaaaatggaaaaaaaaaagttATCCGTGGTGGTACGCCACTGGTAAAAAACACTACACCGTGAGATTTCCCTCCTCCTTATAAGGTCCCTCGAAACGATAATGGAAAACAGAGGATCTTGAGTACTATTAGAAATTCAAAAGAATTGCGTAGAGAGGGACCATTAAGAAACTCGAAAAAGCTCGGATTCGATTACAGAAAGTCAAACTAGAAGTGAATGAGTATCGAATGAATGGATACTCTGATATAGAACGAGAAAAATGAAATTTGATTAATGCCACTTCTATTACTTTAGAACAATTTGAAAAGTCTGAAAATGAAAccctttattttgaaaaacaAAGGGCAATGAATCAGGTCCGACAATGGGTTTTCCACTAGTTTCGCTCTATCTCTCGCCCCCTTCTTGCGCAGCCACTCACTTTTCATCCATCTCTTCCCGCAACTACTTTGGTTTCTAGGCCCGAGCGCCCACCTCCGCACACCCCGTCGACCTTGCTgccctccttcttcctcctcgtccctGCCCCTGCCTTGACCTCGCCGGCCTTGCCCCTGCCTCGACCTTGTCGGCTTTGCCCCTACACGACCTCGGTGACCAGCCCTGAACCTGTCGTCGCCTCTTCCTACACGTATGACAATGCGGAGCCGCCGCCAAGATGCAGAACAACCATCGGCCGCTAAGAACAAAAATATTCGAACAATCGTAAAAAAACACATATTTAAATGGATTTTGCTCAAAAAAAATTCAGTACATTACTGCAGACCAAGATAATTCTTCAACCCCTGGATTTGGACACACCTGTGAAAAGTAGAGTGTTGGCGGTGTGCACATTAGTTTTGGTTCGCCACCTTGCTGTccatgacaagttccccggtttcaTTTTCATTATGGTACTAAGACCTGATGAATATATGTGCCTCCGAGTTGTGGTACTTGTCGAAGGGACCTGAGATTCAAATTGATCATCCTTCATGTACCACTTGTCTCCTTTTCGGGGTAACCATGTCAATCGAGACGGTGGTTACCTATGTTCTAccccccgcatttccttccccccacTCCGTTAGCTTCTTAGCTACAGCTAGCGCTTCATTGGCAAGAAAAACCTGCAAGTCATCTTCCGTAAGCGGCGGAAAGTGATGGTGGGTCTATTGGAAACCGTTACCCTCACGGATCATCTCCCTTACCATACATTTAAAGCGGCGAAGGCTTTGCAGAACTTGCCGAGGGCGCATGTGTTCACAATATTTCCCATGAGATTCTGGTTGTTGTACTCTTCCTGGAACTTGTATCGTGTGTGCTGCCATGACAAGAGTTGGACGCACAAATGTCGTTTGCTCTTATGTCGGATGTTCGTCTCGTTCAGATTGACGGTGTCTCGAAGGATTGCTACCAGTTGGAGACTGTACCCCTTAGCGAGGTTTTTAGGGGTGTGTAGGCAACCCAGTGCCAAGGTCCACCTCTGTGACTTCCGATTGGACGGTGTCAATCGTGGACGCCTATCCTTCCTTCTACACTTGGCTGCCACTAGTCTCCTTACAATCCCTGGTGGCTCCACTAGTAGTTGTATCGTCCCCTTTGCTatcggcatcctccatctcattgtCGATGCtgccctcatcatcatcatcgctgctCGTAGGTGATGGAATATCTGCGTCCCCTTGGCTTGGTATCGACGGCCCTCCCTCGCCCTCATGTTGCAGCGCAAGGACGTACTCGGCAGCGGCGTTGCGGTTTCCGGTCGACGACAAGGCTAGCACTAATTAAAGATGCAAGGTATTAGTAACCAAATATATCACAGAAAAATTAGACATGGCTAGCACTAACTAAAGATGGTTTTTTGTTGACCATGTTTAAATCATGCAAACGCATGAAAGTTTCGGGAGGCGTTCTTACCATATCTGAGAAGATTCCCCAATCAGTTCGGAAATTTTGGAGAATATTTTCAGTTCATTGCAAAATGTGGGGAGTGATAGAGCAAAAAAACAAGAGGTCTTAAAATTCCTCTCATTTTCATATTTCTTGAAATCAAACATGATGCTCTTGATCAGACACATTACATCTTCATTCCTGGTAAACAAACTTGGGATATTACATACGAAACTAAGAAAGAAaaggtttttgtttttatttcttaGTCAACTATAATTGATATCTATAAGTAAATATGACTACCATGATGTTTGTCAGAGAATGTGTGAATATCCATCACATATGGTGGTCGTAAATTCCGATGTTTAGGAACAATCATACATGACTTGTTCCGCACTAATGTAAATTCAAGGGCACCATGTTCAATGTGAAACAATACGGAAACTCGTCAAATAAATACCAATAGAAGTGGACAATTTGAAAAGTAAAAAATAAATGGGAGACATGGACTGAGATTGCCTCAGAATATAAACTAAACTGCATTACAAAAATTGTAACTTACACATTTGATCAAAATTAAGCTCTGAAGCAGTTGCTTCTGGCCTTCCCGGCAGCAAAGACTATGGGTGAGGCATCCTGGGCCATGGCCCATCCTTTATTTGAGTTTAACCAGTATAATATTTCGGACCACCAGTAAAAGATGGACACTATGTCTGTACTAATAGGCCTACTTTGCTGACCGGCTGAGGCTTAGTATTGCTCCATGCTCTGCTTGTGCTCCCTGGTAACGGCCCTATCCTACATGGCTTGTatggaaaggaaacttttatatggTTACTTTCCATGAGAAAATAACCTAAACCTCGAGCCTTGGAAGTGCTCATGTAGTAAGAGATTACTCTCCCATTCGATGCAAACATAGCTATCTCTTTGTACGGATGGAATCCAAGAAAATCAAATGTTGCACTAAGACCTCACACCCCAGCAAAATCTTCAACGCTGACCACATTTTCATTGCTTAGATCCCATTCAGAATTATCTTCTACTGCTTCTTCGTTGTTGTCGTTTCCTTATAAGATCCAGGATCCACCGACGACAATGTTGCAAGGGCATTTGGGGACATGACCAAAGTTGATGTCATTCTTAAATATCCACTCCAGCCATGGGCGGCGCCAGGGGTATGCCCCTATATGCCCAGGCATACCAATAGATTTCGGCCCAAAAAATTTTTATTAGGCCCAAGCGGCCAAGCCCATAGACTGCCTCCATTACGTACTCAGGACGCTGCCTCCTCCCAGCGACCCAGCCTCCGTATCGTTCCGCCGAAGCAACGAGGCACGAGACAGACAGAGTCAACCCTACCGATTGGCGGCTGGGCAGGGTGACCGGCGGCGACCGCCTCACCGGCGACCTGCGGGCTGCGGCCAGGAGGACTCGGCGTCTCGGCGACTCGCAGCCTCGTGCCCTCGTAGGTATGAATCCTCTCCTCTCTTGCCTCTTCCCCATTTCAATTTAGGATTTAGATGTTCATAGTTGTCTATTAAATTTGAAATTACTTGCACCAAATTGGTATTTTAGGTATTTAGGAGAGCAGTAGATTACTAAACTAGCACTAAAATTAGTAGATAGAAAATTAGAGTAGGCCATTTGTTCATATCTCAATTTTACATTGTTTTGGTTATTATGTAGATGAAGAAAAAGAATGGTGCTGGGCTTGCTGGAAGCAGCATATATGCAATGTGGAATAAAGCTTCAAAAGCAAAGAAGATAGATGAAACATCCACACCAAATCAGATTGTTGTTGAATCAAGTGCTTATCATGATGAGGTTGAGAACAATCTTCAGTTGGCGCTAGTGCAAACACCAGATGAAGAACGTGAACCCGACAACAGCGTCGGAAACGCAGCCCCAATTGTGGAAGATAATTTGTCaactgatgaagatgatgaagcaaCACATGAAGATTTGCAGGCCCTCAAACATGACCCTGGCAAGCGGATTCCCATATCAAGATATGTTGTCAATGACCAAGATAGAGTAAGAAGGAGATACATTGAGATGGGGCCATGCCAACTAAAGAATCACAAGTTTTTTGTCATAGTAAAGAGTAGAAAAGATCGCGGCTTTTGCCATGTTTGGTTTGCAGAATTTCCATGGATTGAGTATAGTGTGGAAAAGGATGCTACCTTCTGCTTTGTTTGCTATTTGTTCAAGGATAAAACAAAATGTCCCGGTGGAGATTCATTTGTGAAGAATGGTTTTAGAAACTGGAACATGAAAAGTAGATTGGAGAGACATGAAGGTGGTGTTGGTAGTGCTCATGCTGAAGCTCAGGAGAAATTTGATATGTTCTGTACACCAAGAGCATCAATCTGAGCATCTCTTTGTTCAAGCAACTCACAATACAAGGCTTTGTATTTGCAGTGTTTGACATGGACACTCAAGTGTTTGAGGTTTCTATTGCATCAAGGCTTGGCATTTAGAGGACGTGATGAAAGTGAAGATTcactaaataaagaaaatttcCTTGAGCTCTTAAATTGGCTTGCAGGAAATTTTGAAGAGGTTAACAAGGTGGTTCTCAACAATGCTCAACAGAATTGCAGGATGACTCACCATGACATAAAACATGATCTGATCAAATGTTGTGCGCGGGAGACTACTAAACTACTCATTGAAGAACTTGATGGTGGTCAGTTTGCAATACTTGCAGATGAATCTAGTGATGTGTATCAGAATGAGCAGTTGGCTGTTTGCTTGCGCAATGTTGATAAGAAAGGAAGGGCAGTTGTAAAATTAATTGGTCTTGCTCATGTTGAGGACACTACCTCTTTGACACTTCAAGCTGCAATTCAAGAAATGCTTATGGAGTACAACTTGACATTTGCCATGGCCCGTGGGCAAGGATATGACGGAGCTAGCAACATGAAAGGTAATACCAATGGTCTGAAAAAACTAACTATGGATGAGTCTCCTTCAGCCTATTATGTGCACTGCTTTTCCCATCAACTACAGCTAACTCTTGTAGCTGTTGCTAAGGAGAGTGGAGATTGTACTTGGTTCTTTCAGTAGCTTGCACACTTGTTAACTGCTCTTGGCATGTCTTGCAAAAAGATGAGGATATTGTTGCAAGAAATTTTGTCATTTGAGTTTGAGCAGAGCTTTGCAAACAGAAGACCAAGATATTGTTCATGCTATTCAGCTACTTGACAATACGAAGTATTACTTGGCGGGCTTGAGGTCTGATCCCGGATGGGACAATTTCCTCATTAAGGTAACATCTTTCTGTACAAAGCACAACATCAAAGTTGTTGATATGAAGGCGCATTACTATCCAGTTGGTCGACCTAGAAGAGGTGATCTCTTTAATGGTGCAGATAATTACCATTActtccatgttgatatgtttgtgAGTGTCATTGATAGGCAAATTTCAGaactaaatggcagatttgatgaGCTGAACATAGAACTACTTAATTGCATGGCAGCATTCTCTCATGTTCGCTCATTTGCTGCTTATGATCAAAATAAGTTGGTCAAGCTTGCTTCACAGTTTTATgctactgttgcggtcagaaacccaccggcgggcagcgacaggcaacaccgtagagccgggaatctcccaggactgcggctggccctggtccctccgagcgacggcccgcaaagccttctgcacacacgtccgatgctgatgcaagggcgtgccacctgacctatacctggtcgggaaggtgttggatgatgcctcgcttagtttcctgcatggcatacacgtaaacgttaaatacgagcctcgatcggctctcgggttgtcctgtgaatcggctcaaagagccgatccacccatgatgcgtacgaggtgtacgatcagatggtggtcctgcttgatcaagataaagctgaagcgacctactacgatttggggttttcaccgcacaatcggaacatcttACTCGTGATTGGACCTCGcgaccgcgcacggtgatcgtaagccgatcctagacagggcctaaaaaccaacacgaggttgatcctcggaacgtcctgtctagggctagcaaacgacaccctacacgccgctggatcttccaaccctttgtaaggcctaacaatgcagatattaaactaatcattgaagaacaaggagcaatcataacggatcggatctactaaacagtgatcaagcggggtgccgcccttacacccgtgacagacgtaagggcggctagatgcctaagggttgcacgacgatagcatatgatacgaagaacaatgctaaccctaaaacacctatgataaccacgttgctcgccatcaaaaaggcttcagtacgagcaacgcatggaggacgaataaacgtgtgctgcctagatcgcaagatgcgatctaggcagcatggtgcttacccggaagaaaccctcgagacgggggagttggcgatgctgtaacaccccattttccAGAACCTGCATTTTTCCTACTGTTTTAAAtttagggccaacaaaaacttttcattttatGATTGCATGAGTTTTTGTTTGAGTCATGAGTGTTCTGGTCTTAAAAATTTCTTTAGGTTTATTCAAAATTAGGGAGTTACCTTGGTTAATATTATAACCCCATTTTAAGATCAGTAGGGTTTGAACCATTTTGTGTTTGGCTATGACCTTCACCACCATTTCTTTTTCACTTTACTAAAAACCCTAGCTTTTTGCTGTTGACCATCACCATCCTCATGAGGGGGAAACACCTCCCTCCCTTATTGGGAAAATGATATAGTATCACCTAGGGTTTTCACCTTAAACACCATCATCATCTTTTTATTCTTTCTTTTCACATTTGTGCACTTGATCCCTTGTCACTCTTGGGCACATGCACTTGGCATGGCCTCTCCTTTTCTCACCCCTGCCCCTTCTcttttctctcctctctctcttgaGTTTTGGTCGAGAGACAAGAGGGGAAACCTcccctctctctttttctttctctcttccctctctttcttttctgttttcgggCCGTGGACACCACCACAACTCTCTCTCTCACTCGGCCCAACCTTACCtcgcaccaccccctctcttttGGCCCAAAACATCACCAGCACCCCCCTCCcgcgccaaaaccctagccactaaaCGCACGCGCGCGCCACGGTGGTCAAGCGACATGATGGCTCGACGCCTCGCTTCGCCCGCCATCACGCCTCGCCTGCCGTGCACCCCCTCGTTTCCCTCCCCTCGGCCGACGCCACCGGGGCTACGTCACCGCGGGCCCTACGCGTGGCGCCTGCCCTCGCGCGCCCgttggccatcgccaccgcccACGCCACCGCCTCGCCTCCCTCCGCCTATATAAACACCACCGGAGGCACGCCTCCCCTTCGGCTCCCCCACTCACTACGCCGCAAGGCTGCTCCACTCCCTCTGCGGCTGCTCGAGCGGCGGCCGAGCCATTGTCGTCGCCACGCCGAGGCGCTCACCACGGTCACCGCGTGGGTGACGCGCGAGAGGTCGACGCCACGGCGCCAACGCCGCTCCTCGCCCACGATCTCCTTCTCCCATGACGCCTCTTGCACCTCCCGACCCTgcccctcccttcttctcctcggGAACGCCACGGACGCCGCCGCTCCACGACGCTCGGCGCGCCGTCCGTGACGCGGACGACGCCGAGCAAGGAGGAGCGGCAGCCCCCGGACACCGCCGGCACCCGCACGCCACGCACGCCTACGCCACCGACCCGTCCGCACCGATCCACGCCGCAGCcagccgccggtaagcccccGGCCGCCCGTTCTTCCTCCGCGCCGGCGGCGCCTCCGACGTCGCGCACGCGCCGGATCCGGGCCGTCGGATCCGGATCGGGcgggtgcatggcgcatgcacggccacgacggcgtgcatggccacgtcggcctgccggacccgccacgggccccggccctttttctttttctttttcccggccaccggagagccccaccGGGCCGGCCCATTCGGCATAGCATCCGCACGGCCCGGGCGTTCCCGCCCTTTCTGTCTTTGAAAAATTTGTCAAACAAAGTTTTAAAATGCAAATCTGCTCGTGAACTGTTTCGTTAATAAAAtttgtttggtagctccgattgacatgattccaactgcattagaaccagtatgtaaatacctttcagatgccactggccttgtatttttaggatttttgtacgatttctaAAGTATAAAACACGATCACtcgtattctggttagtatttctaattccaaaaattgaaaaataaatatttttgaatgattccaattgtgttaatcttgtattgttactgtgcatctaggaaaaataccagaaacctctgttagtaatgtttagtcTCTGGTAATGATTGTAggtgagtcacatgaaatgatagggttagggtttgatgTTTTTAATTAAACCTTGATGCATTGTTTATCAAAATGACCAAATCATGTTTGTTTTCTGCCAAACCACTCCCCTGCATACTTTCTCTTTCATTTGTTACACTTGGTTATTGAATATATGTTGATTGTTTGTATCGTTTACTttggcgacgctagatacgaacgagggagaggttgaaggggaggactttggagaaggatttgaggcGGACCAGGGAcacgccaaccaaggcaagccatctttgaactctgaatgatgtggtgttggatgtcatttgttgatatccCTAAGCATCTTGTCTCTCTTTATGTGGTGATCtctttttgtgatctatgtatggttgtaataGGAATAGTTCCTTGTGGTGGTTTTTCATCTTGGTTCACACATGGGAGAGGTGCATGGTGTCACGGCCATGCTATTACCTTGAGTCTTCATAAGTGCTCAACCCGAGCATATACCATCCATAGTTATTATTGCACCACACCCCTACCTTGTTAATTAATTaggtatcaaagtcatgatgcttggtgtgtttctcaaattgagagaagtatgccgtgtactcCCTTGAAAATGGTTGGGTATCACAACCACCCCACTCTAGTAGAAtagtagcaccacaaatctgaaagtttgatccaccccctatgttatcatcttacatgcttaccttaagcaagtaagaACCCCTTTTATGTCACCCACCTATTCCCTCTTGAGATGATGATCTACATTTCGGCCATGTTATTTAGTAGCTCCTACTCATGAAATtttaggatgggaacccctcaaggtttaccttgttgtaaatgtttatgaaaaccttgggtgtgttagcccaagtgtatggtttaagaaaaacaaaggatcttgataaggatgtttgggaaagtggtttatggctgttcgtggaacaccaaggtgttgtgggaaaaacagATGGTTTCTAAAAAGTGGCACTGCGTatatgtgtacaccagcccaacttttattcgcgcaaccacattatccaaagtgcgcacgggcttagtccgtagtctgttgaaattggcataagcacccttcacaactctctagggagggtcaagatgacctccgacgccgggttgcgctctggaggaggcaatacactgtcttaactgatagccggacgattactgagggtcttccgtcgtggcgccggagatacgctcaaaaggaggtatgcttccggggtgccgggaaggggtaagcccgcgagggaaggacttgtgccaagggagatgggcgaaagactatgaccgattattcgagtctcgcatactttcgtatgacgatccggggatgatcccggcggatttatcggttcttgtggggaaagtgcgcacactctgcagagttaaatctattcgaatagccgcgtccgcggtcatggacggagttgcaaaggtctacctttaccggggcttgagttttgttttataaAATGCTTTGCAAGGATGTGTTGTGTTGagtgtaccggaaaggtacggaaaaagggcgtgtgtcgaccatatggagatggtcgtggaaaaactaagaccaagtgggggacttctcctagtgtttcatgtagtggaactcttcttcaataaagatatagagatgtcatagaacctttcctcgcatatccatcaattgagatggagaaatgcaactcttcttcaataaagatatagagatgtcatagaacctttcctcgcatatccatcaattgagatggagaaatgcaactcttcttcaataaggatatagagatgtcatagaacctttcctcgcatatctatcaattgagatggagaaatgcaac contains:
- the LOC124694367 gene encoding expansin-B7-like; this translates as MASSSSSSVAVAAALLLCILAAHGPGCSAKHSSKSHHSPPHAHAPPHAPHPTPSPVTEPPPYVQPPPLSPPATSPPPCAPTPPAPVVTNPPPYVAPTPPSPAANSSANGTNADAGWLDARATWYGAPTGAGPDDDGGACGFKNVSLPPFSAMTSCGNEPLFKDGKGCGSCYQIRCVAQNHPACSGVPETVIITDMNYYPVSRYHFDLSGTAFGAMAVPGRNDQLRHAGIIDMQFKRVPCQYPGLTVTFHVQHGSNPYYLAILVEYENGDGDVDQVDIMESRPDPSAGTEDGMAPTGEWVPMKQSWGSIWRMDTRRPLQGPFSLRITNESGKTLVADQVIPADWAPNEIYSSIIQFD